A single genomic interval of Bradyrhizobium sp. AZCC 1693 harbors:
- a CDS encoding ISNCY family transposase, producing MRFSDLLDRTEAKELTQAAAAELLGINVRTFQRWAERYEAEGDDGLVDLRMGRRSPRRAPEEELERMLGLFRDRYADFTVKHFHEQLQKRHGYVLGYTVTKLALHAAGLVRKAPKRSAHRKKRPRRPLPGMLLHQDGSRHAWIEGLPAMDLIVTLDDATSEIYSMFLVEEEGTASTFQALGEVIGGRGLFCALYTDRGSHYFYTPKAGEKVSKTQQTQVGRALSHLGIEHIAAYSPEARGRSERMFGTLQGRLPKDLRLAGIRTVEAANAWLRAHYMAEHNAAFAIKAEQPGTAFVADRHEAWREALCVIEDRTVANDNTIAWNGRRLQLPESRLRPHFVKALVRVHEYPDGTASVFLGPHRLATFAADGHQISPDAPQPGSVLGAVKDKPLRARKRASLTAPARAAVEIARVGAEKRASSRTKKPTRRANPAAISVA from the coding sequence ATGCGGTTTTCGGATTTGCTGGATCGGACGGAGGCGAAGGAACTGACGCAGGCGGCCGCGGCTGAGCTTCTCGGGATCAACGTGCGGACGTTTCAACGTTGGGCGGAACGCTATGAGGCGGAGGGCGATGACGGGCTTGTCGACCTCCGTATGGGGCGGCGATCGCCGCGGCGCGCGCCGGAGGAAGAGCTTGAGCGGATGCTGGGGCTGTTCCGGGACAGGTACGCGGACTTCACGGTGAAGCACTTCCACGAGCAGCTGCAAAAGCGGCATGGCTATGTGCTTGGCTACACGGTGACGAAGCTGGCCTTGCACGCGGCGGGCTTGGTGCGGAAGGCGCCGAAGCGTTCGGCGCACCGCAAGAAGCGTCCGCGCCGGCCGCTTCCGGGCATGCTGCTGCATCAGGACGGGTCGCGCCACGCCTGGATCGAAGGTCTGCCGGCGATGGACCTGATCGTCACGCTGGACGATGCGACGAGCGAGATCTACTCGATGTTTCTGGTCGAGGAAGAAGGCACGGCGTCGACGTTCCAGGCCTTGGGCGAAGTGATTGGCGGGCGCGGCCTGTTCTGCGCGCTCTACACCGATCGCGGCAGCCATTATTTCTACACCCCGAAGGCTGGCGAGAAGGTCTCGAAGACGCAACAAACCCAGGTGGGACGGGCTTTATCGCATCTTGGGATCGAGCATATCGCAGCCTATTCGCCGGAGGCGCGCGGGCGCTCCGAGCGGATGTTCGGCACGCTGCAGGGCCGGCTGCCGAAGGACCTGCGGCTCGCCGGGATCAGGACGGTCGAAGCCGCCAATGCGTGGCTGAGGGCGCATTACATGGCCGAGCATAACGCGGCGTTTGCGATCAAGGCCGAACAGCCGGGCACGGCGTTCGTCGCCGATCGCCACGAGGCTTGGCGCGAAGCGCTGTGCGTGATCGAAGACCGAACCGTCGCCAACGACAATACGATCGCATGGAACGGTCGGCGGCTGCAGCTGCCGGAGAGCCGGCTCAGGCCCCACTTCGTCAAAGCCCTGGTGCGGGTCCATGAGTATCCCGATGGCACCGCGAGCGTGTTCCTTGGCCCGCACCGATTGGCGACGTTTGCCGCCGACGGACACCAGATCAGCCCCGACGCGCCTCAGCCTGGCAGCGTGCTCGGAGCCGTCAAGGACAAGCCCTTGCGGGCGCGCAAGCGCGCGTCCTTGACCGCCCCTGCGCGCGCCGCCGTCGAGATAGCGCGGGTCGGGGCGGAGAAACGGGCTTCAAGTCGAACAAAGAAACCGACCAGGAGGGCTAACCCGGCAGCAATATCCGTGGCATGA
- a CDS encoding chromate resistance protein ChrB domain-containing protein gives MSSYTTISPDKLIRLIGTANTPALIDVRTDEDFAADQRLIPGAVRRNHEQAAEWGEEFSGRSAIVVCLRGQKLAQGTAAWLRHLHVSAEALEGGFEGWKAAKLPLVPAAKLPARDAQGRTVWVTRARPKIDRIACPWLIRRFVDPNAVFLFVTPPEVLGVSERFNAAPFDVENVFWSHRGELCTFDVMIEEFGLATPPLLRLATMVRGADTARLDLSPEAPGLLAASLGLSRMFDDDLEQLEAGMTLYDAFYRWCRDATGETHNWPTNKAKS, from the coding sequence ATGTCATCCTACACCACGATATCTCCCGACAAGCTTATCCGATTGATCGGCACGGCGAACACGCCTGCGCTGATCGACGTTCGGACCGACGAGGATTTCGCTGCCGACCAGCGGCTGATCCCCGGCGCGGTCAGGCGCAACCATGAGCAAGCCGCCGAATGGGGCGAGGAGTTTTCAGGCCGCTCGGCCATCGTCGTCTGCCTGCGCGGCCAGAAACTCGCGCAAGGCACCGCGGCCTGGCTGCGGCATCTGCACGTTTCGGCCGAAGCACTCGAAGGCGGCTTCGAAGGCTGGAAGGCGGCCAAACTGCCGCTGGTGCCGGCCGCAAAACTCCCGGCGCGCGACGCGCAGGGCCGCACCGTCTGGGTGACCCGCGCGCGGCCGAAGATCGATCGCATTGCCTGCCCGTGGCTGATCCGCAGGTTCGTCGACCCGAACGCGGTGTTCCTGTTCGTCACGCCGCCGGAAGTGCTAGGGGTCAGCGAGCGATTCAACGCCGCGCCCTTCGATGTCGAGAACGTATTCTGGAGCCACCGCGGCGAACTCTGCACCTTCGACGTGATGATCGAGGAATTCGGCCTGGCCACGCCGCCTTTGCTGCGGCTGGCGACGATGGTCCGGGGCGCCGACACCGCGCGGCTCGATCTGTCGCCGGAAGCGCCCGGCCTGCTCGCCGCTTCGCTCGGCCTGTCGCGCATGTTCGACGACGATCTCGAGCAGCTCGAGGCCGGCATGACGCTGTACGACGCGTTCTATCGCTGGTGCCGCGACGCGACTGGCGAGACGCACAATTGGCCGACCAACAAGGCGAAATCGTAA
- the chrA gene encoding chromate efflux transporter, translating to MDATIDKAAGAGAARDLGHGISFGEAFRVWLRVAVLSFGGPAGQIAVMHRILVEEKNWISESRFLHALNYCMLLPGPEAQQLATYIGWLLHRTAGGIMAGGLFILPGIIAIMGLSYIYAAYGNVGFVEAVFFGLKAAVLAIVVHAVVRVGKRALRNRVMIALAAIAFVAIFFFDVPFPIIIIAAGVIGYLGARSGRPEFAAIEHGGGGEKSAAADSLLGEELPDHVRPSVGRALRVSSVWLLLWVVPVAALLIGLGQANVFSQIALFFSKMAMVTFGGAYAVLAYVAQQAVEHYHWLQPREMLDGLGMAETTPGPLIMVLQFVGFMAAYRDPGTLSPMLAATLGGLLATWVTFIPCFLWIFLGAPYIETLRGNKGLAGALSAITAAVVGVILNLSIWFGLHTLFRQTTPVRSFGLSFDMPVWGSLDIAAFALAAAAATAIFRFNIGMLWVLAGSCAAGVMMRFAGWA from the coding sequence ATGGATGCGACGATCGACAAGGCGGCCGGGGCCGGCGCCGCCCGCGACCTCGGTCACGGCATCAGCTTCGGTGAAGCGTTCCGGGTCTGGCTGCGGGTCGCCGTATTGAGTTTCGGCGGCCCGGCCGGGCAGATCGCGGTGATGCACCGCATCCTGGTCGAGGAGAAGAACTGGATCTCCGAGAGCCGGTTTTTGCATGCGCTGAACTATTGCATGCTGCTGCCGGGGCCGGAGGCGCAGCAGCTTGCGACCTATATCGGCTGGCTGCTGCACCGGACCGCCGGTGGCATCATGGCCGGCGGCCTGTTCATCCTGCCCGGCATCATCGCCATCATGGGACTGAGCTACATCTACGCGGCCTACGGCAACGTCGGCTTTGTCGAAGCGGTGTTCTTCGGGCTGAAGGCCGCGGTGCTCGCCATCGTGGTCCATGCGGTCGTTCGCGTCGGCAAGCGCGCGCTGCGCAATCGCGTCATGATTGCGCTCGCGGCAATTGCCTTTGTCGCGATCTTCTTTTTCGACGTCCCGTTCCCGATCATCATCATCGCGGCTGGCGTGATCGGCTATCTCGGTGCGCGCAGCGGACGGCCGGAATTTGCGGCGATCGAACACGGTGGCGGCGGCGAGAAGTCGGCCGCGGCCGACAGCCTGCTCGGCGAGGAATTGCCCGACCACGTCCGCCCGAGCGTCGGCCGCGCGCTGCGCGTAAGCTCGGTGTGGCTGTTGCTGTGGGTGGTCCCGGTGGCGGCGCTGCTGATCGGGCTCGGCCAGGCCAATGTGTTCAGCCAGATCGCGCTGTTCTTTTCAAAGATGGCGATGGTGACGTTCGGCGGCGCCTATGCGGTGCTGGCCTATGTCGCGCAGCAGGCGGTGGAACATTATCACTGGCTGCAGCCGCGCGAGATGCTCGACGGCCTCGGCATGGCCGAGACCACGCCGGGTCCGCTGATCATGGTGCTGCAGTTCGTGGGCTTCATGGCCGCCTACCGCGATCCCGGCACGCTGTCGCCGATGCTGGCTGCCACGCTTGGCGGCTTGCTCGCGACCTGGGTCACCTTCATCCCCTGCTTCCTCTGGATCTTCTTAGGCGCGCCCTATATCGAGACGCTGCGCGGCAACAAGGGGCTCGCCGGCGCGCTCTCGGCGATCACCGCCGCCGTGGTCGGCGTGATCCTGAACCTTTCGATCTGGTTCGGATTGCACACGCTGTTCCGGCAGACCACGCCGGTTCGCTCGTTCGGGCTATCGTTCGACATGCCGGTGTGGGGAAGCCTCGATATTGCAGCCTTCGCGCTGGCGGCGGCCGCGGCGACGGCGATCTTCCGCTTCAATATCGGGATGTTGTGGGTGCTGGCGGGGTCGTGCGCGGCGGGGGTGATGATGCGGTTTGCGGGGTGGGCTTGA
- a CDS encoding cation diffusion facilitator family transporter — translation MAHDHSHHSHSHAHDHSHGHVGHSHAPDSFGWAFAIGAALNTAFVIAELIFGYAANSLALISDAVHNLSDVIALLLAWGAAWLAQKQPTQRHTYGYRRASILAALFNAGLLLVAVGGIVVEAVNRLYSPAPVAGWTVVVVAALGVAINGFTALLFMRGRHGDLNIRGAYLHMAADAGVSLGVVVAALIIMMTGWLWLDPAISLVIAAVVIWSGWELARDSVSLALDGVPRGIELAKVRDYLAGLEGITEVHDLHIWAMSTNETALTAHLVRPGGTDDAFLHGVCEELSHRFNIHHSTLQIEAAAEVCKLAPAERV, via the coding sequence AGCCATGCGCCCGATAGCTTCGGCTGGGCCTTTGCCATCGGCGCCGCCCTCAATACCGCCTTCGTTATTGCGGAACTGATCTTCGGCTACGCCGCCAATTCATTGGCGCTGATTTCGGACGCCGTTCACAATCTCTCCGACGTGATCGCGCTGCTGCTGGCATGGGGCGCGGCATGGCTGGCGCAGAAGCAACCGACGCAGCGGCACACCTACGGCTATCGTCGCGCTTCGATCCTGGCGGCCCTGTTCAACGCCGGTCTGCTGTTGGTCGCGGTCGGCGGCATCGTCGTCGAGGCGGTCAACCGGCTCTACAGCCCTGCGCCGGTCGCGGGCTGGACGGTCGTGGTGGTTGCGGCGCTCGGCGTCGCGATCAACGGCTTCACCGCGCTATTGTTCATGCGCGGCCGCCACGGCGACCTCAATATTCGCGGTGCCTATCTGCACATGGCGGCGGATGCGGGCGTCTCGCTCGGCGTGGTGGTTGCGGCTCTCATCATCATGATGACGGGATGGCTGTGGCTCGATCCCGCGATCAGCCTCGTGATCGCCGCCGTGGTGATCTGGAGCGGATGGGAGCTGGCGCGCGACAGCGTCAGCCTCGCGCTCGACGGCGTGCCGCGCGGCATCGAGCTTGCGAAGGTGAGGGATTATCTCGCCGGGCTGGAGGGTATCACGGAAGTGCATGACCTCCACATCTGGGCGATGAGCACCAACGAGACCGCGCTGACCGCGCATCTGGTGCGGCCCGGCGGCACCGACGACGCCTTTCTGCACGGCGTCTGCGAGGAGCTCTCGCACCGCTTCAACATCCACCATTCCACGCTGCAGATCGAAGCCGCCGCGGAGGTGTGCAAGCTGGCGCCGGCGGAACGGGTGTAG